The Carnobacterium sp. 17-4 genome has a window encoding:
- a CDS encoding 6-phospho-beta-glucosidase, which translates to MSKTALKIVTIGGGSSYTPELIEGYIKRKDQLPIKEIVLVDIEAGKEKLEIVGAMARRQIEAAGLDWTVELTLDRKTALKDADFVTTQFRVGLLDARIKDERIPLSHGVLGQETNGAGGMLKAFRTIPIILDIIKDMKEVCPDAWLVNFTNPAGMVTEAAIKHGGWKKTVGLCNVPIGHCSTASQKLGIPEDELFFKFAGINHFHWHRVWDKTGKERTAELIDMIYGPHKEGENTDFKNIHDAEFHYEQIKDLGMLPCGYHRYYYIEDEMLKHSIEEFENGETRAQVVKATETRLFELYKDPALNYKPEELSQRGGTHYSDAACEIIASIQNDKRTDMVVSTENNGTIDDLPYDSIVEVSGSVTAHGVEPYNWGTFTPAARGIIQNMKAMEETVIRAAIEGNYGAALQAFTINPLVPGGTLAKTILDEMLYAHKEHLPQFAEKIKEIEADQPETTSYVDQLMESNYKEIPAQMV; encoded by the coding sequence ATGTCGAAAACAGCATTAAAAATCGTTACAATTGGTGGAGGATCAAGCTACACTCCGGAATTAATTGAGGGGTATATCAAACGCAAGGACCAACTACCAATTAAAGAAATCGTTTTAGTAGATATTGAAGCTGGAAAAGAGAAACTTGAAATTGTAGGTGCAATGGCTAGGCGTCAAATTGAGGCTGCCGGTTTAGATTGGACTGTTGAACTGACATTAGATCGAAAAACAGCGTTGAAAGATGCCGATTTCGTTACTACGCAATTTCGCGTTGGATTGTTGGATGCGCGAATCAAGGACGAGAGAATTCCTTTATCCCATGGTGTATTAGGACAAGAAACAAATGGAGCCGGTGGAATGTTGAAAGCTTTTAGAACCATTCCAATCATTTTAGATATTATTAAAGATATGAAAGAAGTTTGTCCGGATGCTTGGTTGGTAAACTTCACAAATCCAGCAGGTATGGTAACTGAAGCAGCTATTAAACATGGAGGATGGAAAAAGACAGTTGGTTTATGTAATGTTCCGATTGGACACTGTTCAACGGCATCACAAAAATTAGGCATACCAGAAGATGAGCTTTTCTTTAAATTTGCTGGGATCAATCATTTCCACTGGCACCGTGTTTGGGATAAAACAGGAAAAGAAAGAACTGCTGAACTGATCGATATGATTTATGGACCTCATAAAGAAGGCGAAAATACAGATTTTAAAAATATCCATGACGCTGAATTCCACTATGAACAAATCAAAGACTTGGGTATGCTGCCATGCGGATACCACCGTTACTATTACATTGAAGATGAGATGCTAAAACATTCTATTGAAGAGTTTGAAAACGGTGAAACAAGAGCACAAGTTGTAAAAGCTACTGAAACACGATTATTTGAATTGTATAAAGATCCGGCACTAAATTATAAACCAGAAGAGTTATCACAACGTGGCGGGACTCATTACAGTGACGCAGCTTGTGAGATCATTGCTTCCATTCAAAATGACAAGCGGACAGATATGGTCGTTTCAACGGAAAACAATGGTACAATCGATGACTTGCCATATGATAGCATCGTTGAAGTATCGGGATCCGTTACGGCACATGGAGTAGAGCCTTACAACTGGGGCACATTTACTCCAGCAGCACGTGGCATCATTCAAAACATGAAAGCCATGGAGGAAACGGTGATTCGAGCAGCTATTGAAGGGAATTATGGAGCAGCTTTACAAGCCTTTACCATCAATCCTTTAGTACCAGGCGGCACGCTTGCAAAAACCATACTTGATGAAATGTTGTATGCGCATAAAGAACACCTGCCACAATTTGCAGAGAAAATCAAAGAAATCGAAGCTGACCAACCTGAAACAACTAGCTATGTTGATCAGTTAATGGAAAGCAACTATAAAGAAATTCCAGCTCAAATGGTCTAA
- the celB gene encoding PTS cellobiose transporter subunit IIC, whose translation MDKFMEFLQDKMGPIAYKLDSNRYLSAIKTGFFGAMPILILGSIFLLFANLPITGYPEFMASILGENWSTYFMVPYDMTMNIMTIFVIFGISKSLAEYYDLDDLAAIVISVVAFLVLTPTISTEEGIVGIPVNNLGASGLFVGMITAIVAVEITRWVVARGWTIKMPESVPPNVAKSFTALIPALFVILFFNFTRIGFSFTSYETAQTFIFQFLQTPLTALGSSLPATLVIVIFEILLWSFGIHGSNIVGAVMQPIWLSLTAENAAAFSLGETLPNIVNYQFYQNFIKVGGAGGTIGLALLCLVMAKSAQFKTLGKLAFGPALFNINEPLIFGLPIVLNPIMLIPFLITPILMAVSTYFVMSIGLVPITNGANIPWTTPPVIAGFLVSGWRGAVFQIIQIAASTVIYYPFFKLVDNKAYMIETEGQDAVNSEMEEAISITETKTV comes from the coding sequence ATGGATAAATTTATGGAATTTCTTCAAGATAAGATGGGGCCTATTGCCTATAAACTAGATTCAAATCGCTATTTATCTGCTATAAAGACAGGTTTTTTTGGCGCTATGCCTATTTTGATTTTAGGTTCAATTTTTCTTTTGTTTGCTAACTTACCTATAACGGGCTACCCAGAATTTATGGCTTCTATATTAGGTGAAAATTGGTCCACCTACTTTATGGTACCGTATGATATGACTATGAACATCATGACGATTTTTGTTATCTTTGGTATCTCAAAATCATTAGCTGAATACTATGATCTAGATGATCTAGCAGCAATCGTAATTTCAGTTGTGGCTTTCTTAGTTTTAACACCCACTATTTCTACAGAAGAGGGTATAGTTGGAATTCCTGTGAACAATTTAGGAGCAAGTGGATTATTTGTTGGGATGATTACAGCAATTGTTGCCGTTGAAATCACTCGTTGGGTGGTTGCAAGAGGTTGGACCATCAAAATGCCTGAATCTGTTCCACCAAACGTAGCTAAATCATTTACAGCTTTAATACCGGCATTATTTGTTATTTTATTCTTTAATTTTACGCGTATCGGGTTTAGCTTTACCTCATATGAAACAGCTCAAACGTTTATTTTCCAATTTTTACAAACACCACTGACTGCTTTAGGCAGTTCATTGCCAGCGACATTAGTTATTGTAATTTTTGAAATCTTATTATGGTCATTTGGAATCCATGGTTCTAATATCGTTGGTGCAGTGATGCAACCCATTTGGTTATCGTTAACAGCAGAAAATGCTGCTGCTTTCAGTCTGGGAGAAACACTTCCCAATATTGTAAACTATCAATTTTATCAAAACTTCATAAAAGTAGGAGGCGCTGGTGGAACGATCGGATTAGCCTTACTTTGTTTAGTGATGGCTAAATCAGCACAGTTTAAGACATTGGGCAAATTAGCGTTTGGCCCAGCCTTATTTAATATCAATGAACCACTGATTTTTGGATTACCGATCGTGTTGAATCCAATCATGCTGATTCCATTTTTGATTACTCCGATTCTAATGGCTGTGTCAACTTACTTTGTTATGTCGATTGGACTCGTTCCAATAACGAATGGTGCCAATATACCATGGACAACACCACCAGTCATTGCAGGTTTCTTGGTTAGTGGTTGGCGAGGCGCCGTTTTCCAAATCATTCAAATTGCTGCCAGTACAGTTATCTACTATCCGTTCTTTAAACTGGTAGATAACAAAGCCTATATGATTGAAACTGAAGGTCAAGATGCTGTAAATAGTGAAATGGAAGAAGCCATTTCTATTACTGAAACGAAAACAGTTTAA
- a CDS encoding PH domain-containing protein, which translates to MYKEMPAKKLDKRAIRYERTKDIIESFFTLAVFVLLMFLTIRFNWPIWLMAIWIILPIIDFLLSLFLLPYLKLKAVRYEMHALHLEIMVGLFFKKRTLIPIERIQHVVVKEGPLTRRYGIQIIEVFTAGTGHEIPLLLKKDAEELRIQLLDQIKAVKSDV; encoded by the coding sequence GTGTATAAAGAAATGCCAGCGAAAAAATTAGATAAACGTGCCATTCGCTATGAACGAACAAAAGATATTATTGAAAGTTTTTTTACCTTAGCTGTTTTTGTCCTTTTAATGTTTTTGACTATCCGATTTAATTGGCCAATCTGGTTGATGGCTATCTGGATTATTTTGCCGATCATTGATTTTTTATTGAGTCTATTCTTATTGCCTTATTTAAAGTTAAAGGCTGTACGTTATGAGATGCATGCGCTTCATCTTGAAATTATGGTGGGGCTTTTTTTTAAAAAGAGAACTTTGATTCCAATTGAGCGGATCCAACACGTGGTCGTCAAAGAAGGACCATTGACTAGGAGATATGGAATCCAAATAATCGAAGTCTTTACTGCAGGAACCGGACATGAGATCCCACTGTTGTTGAAAAAGGATGCAGAAGAGCTAAGAATTCAATTGCTAGACCAGATAAAGGCGGTGAAATCAGATGTATAA
- a CDS encoding PH domain-containing protein encodes MYNEKKLHPLTLVTEAYKRLISFILPILFFAFAGPDMEGFGFILPLLFFTIFGLSYLVDVLRYIRTTFWIAGNRFVVKSGLFIQKEKDVQISRIQSIDYSENLIHRIFNVTKLEIKTPGKGISLDALSKEDALKLANQLHYLKETSLDVDRDRNEEHEEKQIDRHSGFSLQEAGVTKKLYSMSLVDILKMNFMGGTVFKGLIIMVGAINVFGDFIPDSIFNQAGTIFSQTAITSFLFIGVLLFILLYVVATVLSIIKNFEYKVELTKNHVTIEKGLLEVKSQTIALANVQSVWEKQNWFQKLAGYTTFWVGITSDDEVDKKNAASEVTEEGKILLLPLIKKDQLAALRAEIIPQFNFQPAQTIIPIRSFRRFVQFPLLLWIIAAALVSYFLWSYAWTIGLAGSLLSLFYGYRSYKKTGYALSTEEATFQLTTFLGTEIIYLRKDRILNLTIKQNPFLKRSRLGKVEVFSALGDTSQSKELSFIEEADCERLFDWFMAKERSEKHGA; translated from the coding sequence ATGTATAATGAAAAAAAATTACACCCATTAACACTGGTTACTGAGGCTTATAAACGCTTGATTTCTTTTATCTTGCCTATTCTTTTCTTTGCTTTTGCCGGTCCAGATATGGAAGGATTTGGATTTATTTTGCCACTCCTTTTCTTTACGATTTTTGGGTTGTCGTACCTAGTGGACGTTTTAAGGTACATACGGACAACTTTTTGGATCGCAGGAAATCGATTTGTAGTAAAAAGCGGATTATTTATTCAAAAAGAAAAAGACGTTCAAATTAGTCGGATTCAAAGCATTGATTACAGTGAAAATTTGATTCACCGTATTTTTAATGTCACAAAGTTGGAGATCAAGACTCCTGGAAAAGGGATATCGTTAGATGCATTGTCTAAAGAAGATGCACTGAAATTGGCGAACCAACTGCATTACCTTAAAGAAACATCACTTGATGTTGACAGGGATAGAAATGAAGAACATGAAGAAAAACAGATTGACCGACACAGTGGTTTTTCATTGCAAGAAGCAGGAGTCACGAAAAAATTGTATTCCATGAGTTTAGTAGATATCCTCAAGATGAATTTTATGGGAGGGACTGTTTTTAAAGGTCTGATCATAATGGTAGGAGCAATAAATGTTTTTGGGGATTTTATTCCTGATTCAATTTTTAATCAAGCGGGAACAATTTTTAGCCAAACGGCGATTACCTCTTTCCTTTTTATTGGGGTCCTACTGTTTATCTTATTGTATGTTGTAGCTACAGTCCTTTCGATTATTAAGAATTTTGAATACAAAGTTGAATTAACAAAAAATCACGTGACTATTGAAAAAGGATTACTCGAAGTTAAAAGCCAGACGATTGCTTTAGCTAATGTTCAAAGCGTGTGGGAAAAACAAAATTGGTTCCAAAAACTGGCTGGCTATACAACCTTTTGGGTAGGGATTACCAGTGATGATGAAGTGGATAAGAAAAATGCTGCGAGTGAAGTCACTGAAGAAGGAAAAATTTTATTGTTGCCGTTAATAAAAAAAGATCAACTTGCAGCGTTAAGAGCTGAGATTATTCCGCAGTTTAACTTTCAGCCTGCTCAAACAATCATTCCAATTCGATCGTTTAGACGGTTTGTACAATTTCCATTGCTATTATGGATCATTGCAGCAGCTTTAGTTTCTTACTTTTTATGGTCTTACGCATGGACGATCGGTTTAGCGGGTAGCTTGCTGTCACTTTTTTATGGCTACCGCAGTTACAAAAAGACAGGTTATGCTTTATCCACAGAAGAAGCGACCTTTCAGTTGACAACCTTTCTAGGTACCGAGATCATTTACTTGCGTAAAGATCGTATTTTAAATTTAACGATCAAACAAAATCCTTTTTTGAAAAGAAGTCGATTGGGGAAAGTAGAAGTCTTTAGTGCTTTAGGAGATACTTCCCAAAGTAAAGAACTGTCTTTTATCGAAGAAGCCGACTGTGAGCGATTATTTGATTGGTTCATGGCAAAAGAGAGGAGTGAAAAGCATGGAGCCTGA
- a CDS encoding PH domain-containing protein, with protein sequence MEPEKELDPLVLKLWRIHGFMNSIPMVIVALVYNFFYQIMPHTPLPEEGIYITIALALVGGFISIYVLPTWHYRSWRVNYRMDEIDFISGIFIKKRITVPIIRIQNIESNVGPLAKKLGVMSLTISTAATSHKLPEMPEEEALELKKRIQRLIRNSL encoded by the coding sequence ATGGAGCCTGAAAAAGAGCTGGATCCTCTAGTTTTAAAATTATGGAGGATACATGGGTTTATGAATAGCATTCCAATGGTCATTGTTGCACTAGTGTATAACTTTTTTTACCAAATCATGCCCCATACTCCATTGCCAGAAGAAGGTATTTATATTACCATTGCTTTGGCTCTGGTTGGAGGATTTATCTCTATTTATGTATTGCCAACGTGGCATTATCGGTCTTGGAGAGTAAACTATAGAATGGATGAGATTGATTTCATCTCAGGTATTTTTATTAAAAAACGAATCACGGTTCCAATCATTCGCATCCAAAATATCGAATCCAATGTAGGACCGTTAGCAAAAAAATTAGGCGTCATGTCTTTAACCATCTCAACAGCTGCTACAAGTCATAAGTTGCCGGAGATGCCTGAAGAAGAGGCTTTGGAATTAAAAAAAAGGATTCAGCGATTGATTCGCAACAGTTTATAA
- a CDS encoding gamma-glutamyl-gamma-aminobutyrate hydrolase family protein, which produces MKPLIGIAGNILLNNADLNGLPITYTPQGFVNGVRQAGAIPVVFPISDPTEAKDYLSKVDGLLLAGGQDVSPLLFGEEPSLKLGATNPARDAFEIALVKEAIHQAKPIFAVCRGLQLVNVAYGGTLYQDVSDYPDLTVQHIQLTHFETGAHTITIDPESKIGKIFGDQYVVNTYHHQAIKELAEPFKAVAWSKDGLIEAFEAKSPHQSIVAVQWHPELMIPYDLMMQRLFTDFVKRTIKKMN; this is translated from the coding sequence ATGAAACCATTAATTGGAATAGCCGGAAATATTTTGTTGAACAATGCCGACCTGAATGGCTTACCGATCACCTACACACCACAAGGATTTGTTAACGGCGTTCGCCAAGCTGGTGCTATCCCTGTTGTTTTCCCAATCAGCGACCCGACTGAAGCAAAAGATTACCTATCAAAAGTTGATGGCCTACTATTAGCTGGTGGACAAGATGTGTCACCGTTGTTATTTGGCGAAGAACCCAGCTTAAAGTTAGGCGCGACCAATCCAGCACGTGATGCCTTTGAGATTGCACTTGTAAAAGAAGCGATTCATCAAGCAAAACCCATTTTTGCTGTATGTCGTGGCTTGCAACTCGTGAATGTTGCTTATGGCGGAACGCTGTATCAGGATGTTTCAGATTACCCGGACTTGACTGTTCAACACATTCAATTGACACACTTTGAAACCGGTGCTCACACGATCACCATTGATCCTGAAAGTAAGATTGGAAAGATTTTTGGCGACCAATATGTAGTCAATACGTATCACCACCAAGCCATCAAAGAGTTAGCTGAACCCTTTAAAGCTGTGGCTTGGAGTAAAGATGGCTTGATTGAAGCATTCGAAGCAAAATCTCCCCACCAAAGTATCGTAGCCGTGCAATGGCACCCCGAATTAATGATTCCGTACGATTTGATGATGCAACGTTTATTTACTGACTTTGTCAAACGCACCATCAAAAAAATGAATTAA
- the sufC gene encoding Fe-S cluster assembly ATPase SufC, producing MSVLEVKNLHVSIEDKEILKGVNLTMKTDEIHAIMGPNGTGKSTLSAAIMGHPSYTVTEGEILLDGQDVLEMAVDERARAGLFLAVQYPSEIAGITNAEFMRAAINARRPEDDKISVMNFIKKLDDKMAVLDMPEEMAERYLNEGFSGGEKKRNEILQLMMIEPTFAILDEIDSGLDIDALKVVSKGVNAMRGENFGALIITHYQRLLNYVTPDVVHVMMNGIVVKTGGAELAKRLEAEGYKGIRDELGLDIVLEDD from the coding sequence ATGTCCGTATTAGAAGTGAAAAACTTACATGTATCGATTGAAGACAAAGAAATTTTAAAAGGTGTTAACTTAACAATGAAAACAGACGAAATTCATGCCATCATGGGACCAAATGGAACGGGGAAATCAACTTTATCTGCCGCTATCATGGGCCATCCGAGCTATACCGTTACAGAAGGCGAGATTTTATTAGATGGCCAAGACGTTTTAGAAATGGCCGTTGATGAACGTGCTCGAGCAGGATTGTTTTTAGCCGTGCAATACCCCAGCGAGATCGCGGGTATCACGAATGCTGAATTTATGCGTGCAGCAATCAATGCTAGAAGACCAGAAGACGACAAAATATCGGTTATGAATTTTATCAAAAAGTTAGACGACAAAATGGCGGTTTTGGATATGCCAGAGGAAATGGCTGAGCGTTATTTAAATGAAGGCTTTTCTGGTGGCGAAAAAAAACGCAATGAGATTTTACAATTGATGATGATCGAGCCAACATTTGCTATTCTGGATGAAATTGATTCAGGTCTAGACATTGATGCATTAAAAGTCGTGTCAAAAGGAGTCAATGCGATGCGCGGTGAAAACTTCGGGGCATTGATCATTACCCATTACCAACGCTTGTTAAATTATGTGACACCAGATGTGGTACACGTGATGATGAACGGCATTGTTGTTAAAACAGGCGGAGCCGAATTAGCTAAACGTTTGGAAGCGGAAGGCTACAAAGGTATCCGTGATGAACTAGGCTTAGATATTGTGTTAGAAGACGATTAA
- the sufD gene encoding Fe-S cluster assembly protein SufD, translated as MKETNYIDYLDSVQQFSLMHEEPLWMMEFRKSALTKINSLELPSFERVKYQRWPLLQVPDLFSYEEGIMLAEDFLTGDSDAPRVIQVGNQTVMEQLPMKYIEQGVIFTDIFTALQEHPDLVKKVYMKLAVEHDEDKLTAFHAAFMTSGLFLYVPKNVVIDEPLEALFVQNSQVRNSWIKHVLIFADTNSEFTYVEKYETIGTEQNAANIIVEVIANPGAKVKFSAVDQIGETTTTYINRRGYALKDATIEWAIGVMNAGNVIADFDTDLIGEGAHSEVKVVAISMGKQIQGIDTRVTNYGRNTIGHILQHGVILEKSTLTFNGIGHIIKGAKGADAQQESRILMLSEHARGDANPILLIDENDVTAGHAASVGRVDPENLYYLMSRGIPKQEAERLVIRGFLGSVIAAIPLKVMRDGLVDTIERKLSK; from the coding sequence ATGAAAGAGACCAATTATATAGATTATCTTGACTCTGTTCAGCAATTTTCATTGATGCATGAAGAACCGTTGTGGATGATGGAATTTAGAAAATCAGCGTTAACCAAAATCAACTCTTTAGAGCTCCCATCTTTTGAAAGAGTTAAGTACCAACGCTGGCCGTTGCTGCAAGTCCCTGACCTATTCAGCTATGAAGAGGGAATCATGCTAGCAGAAGATTTTTTAACCGGTGATAGCGATGCACCGCGAGTGATTCAAGTGGGCAACCAAACCGTTATGGAACAATTGCCAATGAAGTACATCGAACAAGGTGTGATCTTTACCGATATTTTTACGGCTTTGCAAGAGCATCCGGATTTAGTGAAAAAGGTCTACATGAAGCTAGCTGTTGAACACGATGAAGACAAATTGACCGCTTTTCATGCGGCCTTTATGACCAGTGGCTTGTTTTTATATGTTCCTAAAAATGTCGTAATCGATGAACCGCTTGAAGCGTTATTTGTCCAAAACAGTCAAGTCCGAAACAGTTGGATCAAGCATGTCTTGATTTTTGCGGATACCAATAGTGAATTTACGTATGTCGAAAAATACGAGACCATTGGCACTGAACAAAATGCGGCCAATATTATTGTGGAAGTGATTGCCAACCCCGGAGCGAAAGTGAAATTCTCAGCGGTCGATCAAATCGGAGAAACTACTACTACGTATATCAATCGTCGTGGATATGCACTCAAAGATGCAACGATTGAGTGGGCGATTGGCGTTATGAATGCTGGAAATGTGATTGCTGACTTTGATACTGATCTGATTGGAGAAGGTGCTCACAGCGAAGTCAAAGTTGTGGCCATCAGTATGGGTAAACAGATTCAAGGCATCGATACCCGTGTCACCAATTATGGACGCAATACGATTGGGCATATTTTACAGCACGGTGTGATTTTAGAGAAATCGACCTTAACGTTTAACGGTATTGGACACATCATCAAAGGGGCTAAAGGGGCAGATGCTCAGCAAGAAAGCCGCATCTTGATGTTGTCTGAACACGCTAGAGGAGACGCAAACCCGATTTTGTTGATCGATGAAAATGATGTGACGGCCGGACACGCAGCTAGTGTAGGCAGAGTAGACCCAGAAAACTTGTATTATTTAATGAGTCGAGGCATTCCTAAACAAGAAGCCGAACGCTTAGTCATTCGAGGATTCTTAGGTTCCGTTATCGCAGCGATACCGTTAAAAGTCATGCGTGACGGATTAGTGGATACGATCGAAAGGAAGTTAAGCAAATGA
- a CDS encoding cysteine desulfurase, whose protein sequence is MSFSAEQLKNDFPILTQIVNDEPLVYLDNAATTQKPTAVLAALETYYREANANVHRGVHTLAERATTQYEAAREKVQYFINANESAEVLFTRGTTTSLNWVAKSYGEANVKSGDEILVSVMEHHSNLIPWQQLAKKTGAALKYIELTEEGLLDMESLQAQLSEKTKIVALAHVSNVLGVVNPIQEIARLAHARGAVIVVDGAQAVPHMPVDVQELDADFYAFSGHKMVGPTGIGVLYGKRAFFEQMEPVEFGGEMIAMVDEQDSTWKELPWKFEAGTPNIAGAIGLGAAIDYLSTIRLLAIQEHEKTLMAYLWPKLLAIPGLMIYGPKDLAKRTGIVTFNLDGLHPHDVATAMDMEGVAIRAGHHCAQPLMRRLSADSTARASFYLYNTTADVDKFIEALLATKEFFAHGLN, encoded by the coding sequence ATGAGTTTTTCAGCTGAACAATTGAAAAACGATTTTCCAATTCTCACTCAAATTGTGAACGATGAGCCGTTAGTGTATTTAGATAATGCGGCAACCACTCAAAAACCCACAGCCGTATTGGCTGCCCTTGAAACCTATTACCGTGAAGCCAATGCCAACGTCCATCGCGGCGTGCATACTTTGGCTGAGCGAGCAACAACGCAATACGAAGCAGCGCGTGAAAAAGTACAATACTTTATCAACGCCAATGAATCAGCTGAAGTCTTGTTTACCCGCGGCACCACGACCAGTTTGAACTGGGTAGCTAAAAGCTATGGTGAAGCGAACGTAAAGTCAGGAGATGAGATCCTAGTTTCAGTGATGGAACACCATTCCAACTTGATTCCATGGCAGCAGTTAGCCAAGAAAACTGGAGCTGCATTAAAATATATCGAGCTGACGGAAGAAGGCTTGTTGGACATGGAGAGTTTGCAAGCTCAATTAAGCGAGAAGACCAAAATTGTGGCGTTGGCGCATGTCTCCAATGTACTTGGGGTTGTTAACCCTATTCAAGAGATTGCGCGACTAGCCCATGCAAGAGGAGCCGTAATAGTGGTCGATGGAGCGCAAGCTGTTCCGCATATGCCAGTGGATGTCCAAGAGTTGGACGCTGATTTTTATGCCTTTAGTGGACACAAGATGGTCGGACCGACTGGTATTGGTGTACTGTATGGGAAACGTGCCTTTTTTGAACAAATGGAACCCGTTGAATTTGGCGGGGAAATGATCGCCATGGTGGACGAACAAGACAGCACATGGAAAGAATTGCCTTGGAAGTTTGAAGCAGGCACCCCTAATATTGCGGGAGCCATCGGACTAGGTGCAGCCATCGACTATTTATCAACGATTCGACTGTTAGCGATTCAAGAACACGAAAAAACATTAATGGCTTACTTGTGGCCGAAACTATTGGCAATCCCAGGATTAATGATTTATGGACCAAAGGATTTAGCAAAACGAACCGGTATCGTGACATTCAATCTAGATGGGCTTCATCCACATGATGTGGCAACGGCCATGGATATGGAAGGGGTCGCGATTCGAGCCGGGCATCATTGTGCTCAACCCTTGATGCGCAGATTATCAGCGGATTCAACCGCTCGAGCGAGTTTTTATCTGTACAATACGACAGCAGATGTGGATAAATTTATTGAAGCATTGCTGGCAACAAAGGAGTTTTTTGCTCATGGCCTTAACTAA
- the sufU gene encoding Fe-S cluster assembly sulfur transfer protein SufU, with product MALTKLDQLYRQVILDHSSHPHHHGKLEQSTTQIELLNPTCGDVMQLQLVVEDQVIKDIRFDGSGCTISQASASMMTDVVIGKTVSEALALADQFSLLVQGKDVPKLEELGDAALLNGVAKFPARIKCATLSWKALEKALSEKNPDEGKARSEA from the coding sequence ATGGCCTTAACTAAACTGGATCAATTGTACCGTCAAGTCATTTTGGATCATTCCAGCCATCCGCATCACCATGGGAAATTGGAGCAGTCAACGACTCAAATCGAGTTGCTTAACCCGACTTGTGGCGATGTGATGCAGCTGCAACTGGTCGTCGAAGACCAAGTGATCAAAGACATTCGTTTTGATGGAAGCGGTTGTACCATCAGCCAAGCCAGTGCCAGTATGATGACCGATGTCGTGATAGGGAAAACCGTTTCTGAAGCTTTAGCCTTAGCAGATCAATTCTCTTTGCTCGTGCAAGGGAAAGACGTTCCAAAACTGGAAGAGCTGGGAGATGCGGCGTTGTTGAATGGTGTCGCAAAATTTCCTGCTCGCATCAAATGTGCGACGTTATCGTGGAAAGCACTTGAAAAAGCATTGAGTGAAAAAAATCCTGATGAAGGAAAAGCAAGGAGTGAAGCATAA